CCCCGTCCCTCCGGGCCGTTGCCTCGCGAAGGGACGGGGACAGGGGGTTGCCGCCGCCGCGCCGGCCGGGGAGCGGTGCCGCGCCGACCCGGCACCGCTCCCGGTCTCAGGGGCCGCCCGGGCCCGGGCCGGCCCGGCACACCTCGCCGGGCTCCGGCGGGGCCGGCGGGTCCGGCGCGGTGCGCCCGCGCAGCGCGGCGTCGACCGCCTCGATGACCTCTTGGTCCGCGACCTGCGGCGGGAATCCGACCAGCACCCCGCGCGCCTCGTAGTAGCGCAGCAGCCGGCAGGTCTCGTCCGCGCCGGACCAGCCGGCGTCGCGCAGCAGCACCACGAGGTCGGCGAAGGCGAGCGCGGGCAGCAGACCACCGGAGCCGGCCACCCGGTCGAGCAGGTGCGGACTGCTGTCGACGACGTAGCCGTCGGCCGGCAGGGCGTGCCGATCGAGCAGGACGTCGACCGCGGGCATGCGCGGGACACCGTAGTGGGCGGCCAGCCGGGCGGCCCGGGCGCTGCGCACCCCTTCGCCCGCCGCGATCACCACGACGCGTGGACCGGCCACCATGGCGAGCCCCCTCCCCCACACCCTGCGGACCGTCGTGCGCGGCCGATGGAATCCCGGCGACAACCGGCGGGTTCGCCGACGGGTGACCGGCGCACCCCGCGGTGGCGAGAGGCCATCGGCCGCTTCGCTCAGCGTCCCCGGAGGGCGTCATAGGCCACAACGGTTGCAGTGCGTTGCAGTGCGCCCCGGCGGATCGCCACAATGACGCTGCCCTGACGGCCCGGTGACGGCACGACGGGCACCGGCCGGCGGACATGCACAACGGAGAGCAGCGTGAGCGACAGACCGATCGAGAGACCGCTCGACAGCGCCGTCCGGTCGGCCCAGGACATCCGGGTGACCGCTCGTCGGCTCGCGCACGTCCACGAGGCCGCGCTCGCCGACGACACGCCGCCCGAGGCGCCGCCGGCCGAGCCCCGCGCGGTGATCGGCGAGTCCTGGCGCCGGGTGCGGACGTCCGGCCTGGATCCGGACGGCGAACAGCCCCAACGTCTGCTGCCGGTGGCCGAGTTGGAGCACCGGCGGGGCACGTCGCAGCTGGCGGCGGTGCTGCCGGTGCTCAACGACGGGCTGCTGGCGAACGCCGACGCGGCGCAGCAGATCATGGTCGTCACGGACGCCGAGGGCCGGGTGCTGTGGCGGGAGGGCAGCGCCCCGGTCCGCCGGATGGCCGACCGGCTGGGCTTCGACAAGGGCGCCGACTGGACGGAGGACACCGTCGGCACCAACGCGATCGGTACCGCGCTGGTGGCCCGCCGTCCGGTGCTGGTGCACTCCGCCGAGCACTTCGTGCGCAGCCACCACCAGTGGACCTGTGCCGCCGCGCCGCTGCACGACCCGCGCGACGGACGCCTGTTGGGCACCGTGGACCTCAGCGGCCCGGCGCACACCTTCCACCCCACCACGCTCTCCCTGGTGTCCGCCGTCGCCCGGCTCGCCGAGGGCGAACTGCGCACCCGCCACCACCGGTCCCTTGAGCGGCTGCGGTCGAGCGCGGCGCCGGTACTGGCACGGCTCGACGGGCGGGCGCTGGCCGTCGACCCGCACGGCTGGGTGGTGGGCGTGACGGGCCTGACGCCACCGGACCGGGTGGCCCTGCCCAAGGTGCCCGAGGCCGGGCCGCTGTGGCTGCCCCGGTACGGGATGTGCGGTCTGGAGC
The sequence above is a segment of the Streptomyces lydicus genome. Coding sequences within it:
- a CDS encoding helix-turn-helix domain-containing protein — translated: MSDRPIERPLDSAVRSAQDIRVTARRLAHVHEAALADDTPPEAPPAEPRAVIGESWRRVRTSGLDPDGEQPQRLLPVAELEHRRGTSQLAAVLPVLNDGLLANADAAQQIMVVTDAEGRVLWREGSAPVRRMADRLGFDKGADWTEDTVGTNAIGTALVARRPVLVHSAEHFVRSHHQWTCAAAPLHDPRDGRLLGTVDLSGPAHTFHPTTLSLVSAVARLAEGELRTRHHRSLERLRSSAAPVLARLDGRALAVDPHGWVVGVTGLTPPDRVALPKVPEAGPLWLPRYGMCGLEPLPGGWLIRLGRPAREAGPGSVVLDVSGRDGAAVTVSGPAGSWSHELTPRHAELLFVLAVHPQGRSAAELARDLFGDATRTVTVRAELSRLRRHLGGVLAHRPYRFADGVAVEVRMPPRPVHLLPQSLAPAVVAARRT